The nucleotide window CGTATACAATGTACCAGAGTTAAAGCCATTACGTTTGCAACTTTTCGGCAGTGTAGCAGTGACTTTTTTATGGAACAAAATCTACGAAGGAAAAAAAGAACGAGAGAATCGCCATATATTAACGAAAAAACAACCCATCATACTGCTTTATGAACATGGTAAAACGGATTACGTATATCCGTGGCGATGCGGCATTTATCACTTTGAAGTCATATACAATCAAAACGTATATTATGGTGCCTTTCGTATTTATCCTAAAAATTTTTACGATGAGCAATTAACTTTAATTCAAAATAAGGTTAAGTCCATAATGGGTAGTTTGATTGCAGATCGGGGGTATTATAAAAAAACATTTTCTGTGTTTCAAGACCTAGAGGAGCATTCTCAATTAAAAACAATTCGCTGGCTTTCTCAACAGGTAGCACAAATCACACGGATGTATAAGAAGATTGAGAGAGACGTAGGGTATAAATATATATTGCATCAGGAAAGGTGTTATCGAAAACCTATCAGCGCGACTATACGGAGAAATGCGCTATATGCAGCTAAAGGGGAGACTAAATACTGGAATAGACGTCTGATAGAAGCAAAGCAGAGAACGGATTTACAATATGTGAAAATGCAATCTATTTCGTTTTTAGGTGTATTAGAAGAGCTGAATGAATTCCTTACTGATAATATTCAAAAATTACAAGGCATTGAACAAAGTGGCAAACAAGAAAAACAAGCTGTTCAAAATATTGTACAAAATATTGAGAAAAACGGGTCTGTAACAGAGCGTGATAAACAAAAGTATAAGAATATACAACTGTTAAAAGAGACAGATCTGCGGAAAGTCTCTGTAAAATTGCAGGAATATAAAGTGTTATACAGTCTCATCAATAAACTGATGTGTGACATGCGAGGGAGGTTGCATACGAGTTTTTGGAATGAAGTAAAGGTAAGTGATGCAAAACCACCTACTGCTCCTGTATATCAAGAGTTTTGTCATTTTATGCGTAAGCTTTTGAAAAAAAGAGAAGAAGTATATGATGAACCCATATATTTATTTGTTTATAAACCAACGTTTTTGATTTATGAATATTATGTCTTTTTTGCCGTTCTTACTATCTTAGAGGATATGGGGTTCATAGCAAATCCATCTGTGTCTGAACAAATAAAATCTTATTTTTACTTAGATGGTTTACAGGATGGAACTGCAGTTGTAACAGAGAAAGAAGATGTTCGCCTGCGCATCGTTTTTAATGAATTGATTGAAACACATCCGCTGATTGCGCTCAGTAAAGGAAGTAATTTTTATAACGGAGAGGACACAAAAAAGCCGGATGTACGAATTGATTATTTTCGTAAGAAGGATGAGGGTTGGATGTATCAATCATCTATCATTATTGAGGTTAAATATAGTCCTATGTATAATATTTTCCAACCAATAGGGAATACGAAAGCTACAGAACAGATGTATAAGTATTGGTCCATTAAATATGTTGAGCAGCAAGATGGACGAAATGTGTTTCATAGAAGAGCAATCTACGAAGTAATTTGTGTATATCCAGGCAGCCAAATGCATGCAAAAAAAATTGAGGCTGGGTGCGGTATTTTTTTGCAGTTTTATCCGTATATCAAAAAAGAGGTAGAACATCTTATGGGACAAAAAGAATTAAAGCGTATTATTACGGAATGGGTGCAGTAAGTCTTAAAATTTCATGTAACGTATAAAAATAAGAAAAAGGCTTGCTATAGCAAGCCTTTTTCTTATTTAACGTACGCCCATTTATAGGAGTAATCGCCGCCAATTTGATGATAATATACATCTTTTACATACGGTTTTGTGATAATGGCGCGTCCGCGTTGATAAATAGGTGCTAATGCAGCATCTTCAAATAAGATCTTTTCTGCATCTAACAATGCTTTAAAACGAGCTTCTTCATCGGTGGCTAATGAGGATTTCACGTCACTAATCAGTTTGTCATATTTTGGATTGCTGTAAGAAGAGCTATTGTTCGGACTGCTTGAAACAAAGATATCCAGATAGGAGACCGCATCTAAATAATCAGCACCCCACCCGTCAATCGACATTTCAAATTCTTTTTTGCTGACTAACTCTAACTTTTGTTTAAATGGTTGCTGTTTAATAGTAACAGTTAAACCTTCCAAGTTTTTTTCCATTTGTTCTTTTAAATATTCGCCAACCTTTTTACTTGTTTCGGTATCAAAGTTTAAAAGCTCTAACGTAACTTGTTGTTGACCAGTTTCTTCTTTTGCCTTTGCCCAAAGCTCTTTAGCTTTTTTGGTATCTGTTTTATTAAAGTCACCGTTCAATTCTCTAAAATCCTTGCCGGCAGGGTTACTGACAAAGTCTTTTGGTACAAAGAAATATGCTGGCTTTGAACCATTGTTTAAAATAACCGTCGTTAATGCTTTTTTGTCGATAGCTAAATCTATTGCTTTACGGGCATTAACATTTTTAAGCACTGGATTGTTAAAGTTCATACGCAGATAAAAAATGGTTGCTTCCGGTTCTGTTTTGAAATCAGGACTGTTTTTGTACTTATCTACAAATTCTGAAGAAAGTCCCACTTGGTCCACCTGACCGCCTTCATACAGGTTGACTGCAGTAGAGACATCCTTAACAATGTTAAAATTAATAGTATTCAGTTTAACTGTTTTGGCATCCCAATAGGAATCATTTTTCTTAAATTGGAAGCTTTCATTGTGCTTCCATTCGCTTAACTGGAATGGACCATTATACAATGTATTAGCAGCTTCTAAACCGAATTTTCCACTTTGTGCATTGATGAATTTTTCATTTAATGGAAAGTAGGACGGAAACGTTGTTAACGCCAGTAAGGTTGTTTCTGGCAAAGCGGATTCTAATTCTACTACTAGTGTTTTATCATCTGTTGCTTTCACGCCCAGCGTATCTAACCCAGCTTTACCTTCGTTGACTTGTTGGGCATTTTTTATGTAGTACATAATATAAGCATATTCCGCTCCAACTTTTGGGTCTACTAATCGTCGCCATGCGTATACAAAATCTTGTGCTGTAACTGGATCACCATTTGACCATTTAGCATCGCGAAGCTTAAAGGTATATGTTTTTTTGTCATCACTTACTGTATAAGATTCTGCCATACCAGGGATTGGTTTGTTTTCTTTATCAAGACGATATAAACCTTCCATAGTGTTAACCATGATACGGAACGCAATAGCATCTGTCGCTTTTGTTGTATCCATCGTTGGAATTTCATCTGTTTCAATTAAATTTAAAACCTGTGGACGCTTTTCACCTGTGCTCTCTTTACCTTCGTCTTTGTTGCCACCGCAACCGACAATCATGGAAAGTGAGAGCACAGAAGAGAGCGCTATTAATGCCTTCTTTTTCATCGTAATCATCCTCCTTGTACGTACTGTCAATTAGTATAAATCGTTTTGGGAGAATTATGCGAAAAAGGCACAATGAACCGTAAGTTCGTTGTGCCTTTTTGAAGAAGACTGGATAGCATTTTATGGTATTGTCTTGCTGCATTATTATAAAAAGATTGCTTATACATGTTCGAGAGGATATCAAGTATTAAAACCCAAAAATACTTAAAATCATACGACGTCTCTTTTTATCCGCTGTAATTTCTCGAATGGGGGCAAGGGGTTTTGCTTCCTCCAATTTTTGTAATTGCGTCTGTAGTAGTTGAATTTGTATTCGAAGTTCTTCAATCTCATTGCGATGCTGTAAAAGTTGATAAGCTACCACTTCATCAGCCTTGGTGTCTAGCTTTTCTTCCATTCGATCCAGGCGTGAAAGGAGTTCTGTGCTGGATATCTTTTCTTTTATGGAGCGTTCATCTTGCATGAAAGGTATTGTGTTTGGTTTCATGTCAAGAACTTGAGTTGGTGCAGATGTAACTTCATAAGCAACCGTAGCAGCAACTTCAGTATTGGCAACTTCTTTTGTATAGTAATCTATAATTCGATTCACATCTGCTTCGCTGAATATATAATGACCAAATTTATTTTTTTCAACGTCCATCTGTAGTTGACTGACAATCCGCATTATAACCTTTGGACTAACACCTAATTTTCGAGCGACCATGGGAGTTTTATATTCCATCTTAATCCCTCCTACATTCTGAATAGAATACGATTTCTCGCTTAGAATGTAATTACCTGCAAGCGTGACAAAAGAAGTGGGGAATCGTCAAAGAAAGTGAAAATTCCCGAGTTCTCTCAGGAATTTGTCAAATTACTATATAGATTTATGGAAGTGTAGCAGGTATTTCTGCATGGAAAATCTCATCTCGTATGTAAATATCTGGTGTATCAACTGCTTGGTCATAAGTAAGGACAAGGCCGAATGGAGAATTTCCTTTTTCATTTTGAACGATGGTAAATGGGATTTTTTTTTCGTTTGCAAACCTAATATACGGCGATAAATAAGAGTATGCAACATCCCCGTTCAACAGCATTTTTACGTTCTTCTGCAGCGCTGTGCCAATTTGATAAGGCGTCTGTCTCATAACTTGTCCTTTTGTTAATGCAAGTTCAACTCTTTCTCGTAAAGTACCTAAAAACAAGCGGCGCTCTTCCGGGTGTTGCTCTTTCGCACCATATATTCCTTCTTGTAAGTAATCATCTAGTTTTTTGTTCATAACAGTCCTCCTTCTCTATAATAATTTATGTCAAAATGCCGTTGAACATCCAAATTAAAAATTTTTGTCTAAAAAGCAGGAAATACAGGTATCACTTTCGAAAGATGTAAAAGAATGTTTTTCAATAAATTGTGGGCGAAGTTATCTTCTTATGTTACGATACAACATATAGATATACGGCAAGATTTAATGGAGGAACGGGAGGTTTTTCACATTATTAGCCAAATTGAACAACAATTTTGTACATATTTGATAGAGAACAGTAAAAGATTTGTAGCAACATGGCAAAGTAAAATTATTGTTTCAAAACATGATCCATTTCAAAAAGAGATGATAGAAAATGGAGAGAATTTATTTCGATTTATTATTTCACTGTTAAAAGGTGAAACAGTTATTGAGGATATTCAGCCAATTTGTCATAAGATTGCATCGGAACGTGCGCAAGCCGATGTGAATATTGGAGAGTTTGTATATAATGTAAATGTTGGGAGAAATGAGCTGTTTGAAGCCATGTACGGACTGGATGTTCAAGCAAGCGAACTAAAGCCGCTTATTACAAAGGTTCATCATTGTTTTGATGCGATGATTTATCACACGGTACTTAAATATTCTGAAATCATCACAAAAACGTTAGAAGAAAAGCAGCACTTTATTGATGAAACACATAAAGAACGACTTACTATTTTAGGTCAAATGTCAGCGAGCTTTGTCCATGAATTTCGAAATCCCCTGACCTCAATCATGGGATTTGTAAAATTACTTCGAGCAGATAATCCAATGTTACCGTATCTTGATATCATTTCTCATGAACTTGATCAGCTAAACTTTCGCATTTCGCAATTTTTACTCGTATCCCGAAAAGAAATGTGGAATGAGAAAGAGATGTTTAGTTTAAATGAACTATTTCATGAGATTATTCATTTTCTATATCCGAGCTTGGTGAATTCAAACGTGTCGATTGAAAAAAATATGTTTTATCCTATTGATTTGTATGGATACAGAAGTGAAGTGCGTCAAGTCCTTTTAAATATCTTATTGAATTCTATTGATGCTTTAGAAGCACACGGGAAAAATCGTAAAATTATAATTGATACATTTGAAGATGAACAAGATATTCATATCATTATTAAAAATAACGGTCCTATGATACCAGTTGATAAAATTGAAACCATATTTGAACCGTTTGTTACAACAAAAAAGCTTGGTACGGGTATTGGCTTGTTTGTTTGTAAGCAAATTGTCGAAAAGCATGATGGTCATATTTCATGTGAATCTTCACCTGAATGGACACGATTTTGTATGACATTTCAAAAGCAAGCCAATCCTAGCCGAACAAGGTCATAATAACAAATGCCGCTTTAATTGGTGATGTATAAAAGCTCCATTTTAGATAGGAAGTCAACTGTATAAAAAGTGTAAACTCGGTTTGCTTCAATGTGTAGACGAGGCGATGTTAACAAAGGTTTCTCACTTTCTGATGCGCGAATTTCGAAGTCTGCTACACCTGGACTTACCTGTAGATATGCAGTTAATTCTGTAAATGCTACACTTGAAAATAACGGCTCACCAGTCTTAAGAAATAAATCAATGGGTGGCGCATCAGAAGAAAAATGGCCCAATCGAATTTTGGCTTGACCAAATGGCAAAAACGTATCTTCTGTATACTGAAGAATGCGCGGCGTACTTTTGCCTGTGATAATAAGCAAGTAACTCATCCCGCTACGTATAGGAATGATAGCAGAAAGGGCTGTCTTTACACCTTCCATTACATCAAATCGATATTGCCCTGGGGGTAAGGAAAAGGTCTCGCTACATTGTTTAAGGGCAAGTTTCTGCAGGACAGGTTGGTGGTTTACGTGTATATCATAAACAGGATATTTGGGAAATGCGTGTAAAACGCGTACTTTTGCAGGAGTAGCAGAACGATACATAAGAATATATCACATCCTTTGCTTAGATGTAATTCCGTTGTATGTATATGCATGAAGCATTGGAATTATTAACGTATAACAACTACCATCAGGTTATACCTTAAGAAAGGTGATAGGTATTTCAAGAGAAATCTCCCAATACACTGGGGGATTTTTTTATGGTATGGGCAAATGCACATACGCATGTATACCTGTCCGACATACCTTGTAGATGTAAGCACTTTTGTATGTAAGGAGTGAAAACTATGTGGGGTTATGGAGGTTATGGAGCCGGTTGTGGTTACGGCGGCGGCTATGGCTTTGCTTTATTGATTGTATTGTTTATTTTATTAGTAATTATCGGAGCAGCATGGTATCACTGATGTAATTAGAAAGGGCGCTGTTTCTTTTTAAACCGATCACGGTAGTGTGATCGGTATTTTTCGTTTTTTTATGGATAATAGGGTTTTCAAGCCCTTAAAGTAAGAGGTCTGACGAATTTAATACGAACATTATAAGGTTTGTTTGTATTTATAATTCGTAAATTTGTTGACTTTAAAGTGTGGTTATGGTAATTTTAAAAAGGATTTTTTGATATAGCTACTTATGAAATTACGAAAGATAAGTGAACTGGGGGATACGTAGATGAAGCGAGATTATGATGTGATTGTTGTAGGAGCAGGTCCTGCCGGGATTTTCACTTGTTATGAACTTACATTGAAAATGCCACAAGCTAACATACTGTTAATTGATAAAGGACATGATATTTATCGAAGAAATTGCCCGATTTTACAAAAAAAAATCACGAAATGTCCACCTGCAGCAGGGAAAAAAGAATTTGCAGGCTGCTTACCGGCTTGCTCTATTACAAATGGGTTTGGAGGAGCGGGTGCATACTCAGACGGTAAATTCAATATTACGAGTGAGTTTGGCGGGTGGATGACAGATTACTTATCACCTTCCACTGTTATGGAGCTCATTCGCTATGTAGATGAAATCAATTTAGCACATGGGGCTACAACGTCTATTACCGACCCATTAACAGAAGAAGTGCGTGATATTGAGCGGAGAGGATACGCAGCTGGCCTAAAACTGCTACGTGCTCAAGTTCGTCATTTAGGAACAGAACAAAACCTAGAGATTTTGCAAAGCATATTTGAATACTTAAAGACGAAAATTGACATGCAATTCAAAACAGAAGTAGAAGATCTTATTACGGAAAAAGTTGAAAATACACTTGCTGTTCGTGGGGTATTGTTGAAAGATGGAACAGAAATCTCAGCACAAAAGGTAGTGATTGTACCGGGCCGTGATGGATCTGCTTGGCTAACGAAAGTAATGAAAAAGCGCCGTTTAAAAATGAGTACGAATCAAGTGGATATTGGTGTTCGCGTTGAAACTTCCAACGTGGTTATGGAAGAAATCAATAAGCACTTATATGAAGGAAAATTTGTGTTTAATACATCTGTTGGAACAAGGGTACGTACATTTTGTAGCAACCCTTCTGGACACGTTGTAGTGGAAAATCACTCTGGCATTATGACCGCAAACGGACACGCTTATAAAGATCCAACATTAGGAAGTGAAAATACGAACTTTGCTTTGCTTGTATCACATCAATTTTCAGAGCCATTTGATCAACCAAATGAATATGCACATGAGGTCTCAAGATTAGCAAACCGAATTTCAATGGGCGGTGTCATTGTGCAAAAGTACGGTGATATCTTAAAAGGACGACGTTCAACTGAAAAACGAATTCGGGAAGGGTTCCTAGAGCCAACGTTGAAAGAGGCTGTTCCAGGGGATTTAGGACTTGTTTTGCCATATAATACAATGAAAAGTTTAATTGAGATGACAGAAGCCCTAGATAAAGTGACGCCGGGTATCGCATCAGAGCATACTTTATTTTATGGTGTAGAAGCAAAATTTTATTCAGCGCGTCCGAAGTTAAATGAGTATTTTGAATCAGAAATCGGCGGCCTGTATTTAGGCGGTGACGGTGCAGGTGTTACACGCGGGTTGGCGCAGGCAAGCGCATGCGGTGTATGGATTGCACGTGATATTGTAAAAAAAATAGAGGCGCCAAGCAGAGAAGCTGTTGTTTTGTAATATGTGGAAAGAAAACAAGATGCTGTGCATACTATGTACAGACAAACTAAAAAACTCACGATAAGTGAGTAGGGTACTTACCGAAGATGTTCATACAGTCCGTACTCAAGGGAAAGAAGTTGCCAAAATATGGGCGCGAAACGAAAGAAATGAAAAAGAACTGCTGAAAAATCAGCAGTTCTTTTTATGTTGTCTCTGTTTCACAGACTGTTGCGCTCGTTCATATAAAGAAAGTAGGCGAATGTTTACAGAGTTGCGACAGAGCAAGCGGCATAGCTTTTGCTTATGTATAGATGAAAGCCAAAGGAGGAGAATTGTATGCATTATGATTTATATAAACCGAACAGGCATTGGAAGGATATTGAGCTATGGAAAGATGTTACAGAAGAGCAATGGAATGATTGGATTTGGCAACTCACCAATACAATCAAAACATTAGAAGATTTGAAGAAGGTGATACACCTTACACCAGATGAAGAAGAAGGTGTTAGAATTTCTACGAAAACCATTCCTCTGAATATAACACCTTATTATGCATGGCTCATGAATCCAGATGATTTTCGTTGCCCGGTTCGTATGCAATCCGTTCCCATTTCAAAAGAGCTGTACAAAACAAAATATGATCAAGAAGATCCACTCCATGAGGATGAAGACTCTCCAACACCGGGTTTAACACATCGATATCCGGATCGTGTATTATTTTTAGTTACGAATCAATGCTCTATGTATTGTCGGTATTGCACACGCCGTCGCTTCAGCGGGCAAATCGGTATGGGTGTACCTAAAAAGCAACTTGATGATGCCATATCTTATATTGCTTGTACGCCTGAGGTACGGGATGTGCTTATTTCAGGAGGAGACGGATTGCTAATTAATGACAATATCTTAGAATACATTTTAAAACATTTACGTGCTATTCCTCATGTGGAAATTATTCGAATCGGTACAAGAGCACCAGTCGTATTTCCTCAGCGTATTACTGAGAATTTGTGCAATATTTTAAGAAGATATCATCCAATCTGGCTTAATACACATTTCAATACCTCCATTGAAATTACCGAAGAATCAAAAAAGGCTTGTGAAATGTTAGTGGACGCAGGTGTTCCACTTGGTAACCAAGCTGTTATTTTAGCGGGCATTAATGACAGCGTGCCAATTATGAAGAAATTGATGCATGATTTAGTAAAAATTCGTGTTCGGCCTTATTATATCTATCAATGTGATTTGTCTGAAGGAATCAGCCATTTTCGAGCACCAGTTTCAAAGGGGTTGGAAATTATCGAGGGATTGCGCGGTCACACATCAGGTTATGCAAATCCACAATTTGTAGTTGATGCGCCTGGTGGAGGTGGGAAAATTACTCTACAACCCAATTATCTGCTATCTCAAAGTCCGGATAAAGTAGTACTTCGTAATTTTGAAGGCGTAATTACGACATATCCCGAGCCTGAAAACTATATAGCAGGTCGTGCAGAAGACTATTTTAGTACAGTT belongs to Ectobacillus sp. JY-23 and includes:
- a CDS encoding peptide ABC transporter substrate-binding protein, which encodes MKKKALIALSSVLSLSMIVGCGGNKDEGKESTGEKRPQVLNLIETDEIPTMDTTKATDAIAFRIMVNTMEGLYRLDKENKPIPGMAESYTVSDDKKTYTFKLRDAKWSNGDPVTAQDFVYAWRRLVDPKVGAEYAYIMYYIKNAQQVNEGKAGLDTLGVKATDDKTLVVELESALPETTLLALTTFPSYFPLNEKFINAQSGKFGLEAANTLYNGPFQLSEWKHNESFQFKKNDSYWDAKTVKLNTINFNIVKDVSTAVNLYEGGQVDQVGLSSEFVDKYKNSPDFKTEPEATIFYLRMNFNNPVLKNVNARKAIDLAIDKKALTTVILNNGSKPAYFFVPKDFVSNPAGKDFRELNGDFNKTDTKKAKELWAKAKEETGQQQVTLELLNFDTETSKKVGEYLKEQMEKNLEGLTVTIKQQPFKQKLELVSKKEFEMSIDGWGADYLDAVSYLDIFVSSSPNNSSSYSNPKYDKLISDVKSSLATDEEARFKALLDAEKILFEDAALAPIYQRGRAIITKPYVKDVYYHQIGGDYSYKWAYVK
- a CDS encoding chromosome segregation protein, which produces MEYKTPMVARKLGVSPKVIMRIVSQLQMDVEKNKFGHYIFSEADVNRIIDYYTKEVANTEVAATVAYEVTSAPTQVLDMKPNTIPFMQDERSIKEKISSTELLSRLDRMEEKLDTKADEVVAYQLLQHRNEIEELRIQIQLLQTQLQKLEEAKPLAPIREITADKKRRRMILSIFGF
- a CDS encoding YueI family protein, translating into MNKKLDDYLQEGIYGAKEQHPEERRLFLGTLRERVELALTKGQVMRQTPYQIGTALQKNVKMLLNGDVAYSYLSPYIRFANEKKIPFTIVQNEKGNSPFGLVLTYDQAVDTPDIYIRDEIFHAEIPATLP
- a CDS encoding histidine kinase N-terminal domain-containing protein encodes the protein MEEREVFHIISQIEQQFCTYLIENSKRFVATWQSKIIVSKHDPFQKEMIENGENLFRFIISLLKGETVIEDIQPICHKIASERAQADVNIGEFVYNVNVGRNELFEAMYGLDVQASELKPLITKVHHCFDAMIYHTVLKYSEIITKTLEEKQHFIDETHKERLTILGQMSASFVHEFRNPLTSIMGFVKLLRADNPMLPYLDIISHELDQLNFRISQFLLVSRKEMWNEKEMFSLNELFHEIIHFLYPSLVNSNVSIEKNMFYPIDLYGYRSEVRQVLLNILLNSIDALEAHGKNRKIIIDTFEDEQDIHIIIKNNGPMIPVDKIETIFEPFVTTKKLGTGIGLFVCKQIVEKHDGHISCESSPEWTRFCMTFQKQANPSRTRS
- a CDS encoding DUF4397 domain-containing protein, encoding MYRSATPAKVRVLHAFPKYPVYDIHVNHQPVLQKLALKQCSETFSLPPGQYRFDVMEGVKTALSAIIPIRSGMSYLLIITGKSTPRILQYTEDTFLPFGQAKIRLGHFSSDAPPIDLFLKTGEPLFSSVAFTELTAYLQVSPGVADFEIRASESEKPLLTSPRLHIEANRVYTFYTVDFLSKMELLYITN
- a CDS encoding YjcZ family sporulation protein, with protein sequence MWGYGGYGAGCGYGGGYGFALLIVLFILLVIIGAAWYH
- a CDS encoding NAD(P)/FAD-dependent oxidoreductase, with the protein product MKRDYDVIVVGAGPAGIFTCYELTLKMPQANILLIDKGHDIYRRNCPILQKKITKCPPAAGKKEFAGCLPACSITNGFGGAGAYSDGKFNITSEFGGWMTDYLSPSTVMELIRYVDEINLAHGATTSITDPLTEEVRDIERRGYAAGLKLLRAQVRHLGTEQNLEILQSIFEYLKTKIDMQFKTEVEDLITEKVENTLAVRGVLLKDGTEISAQKVVIVPGRDGSAWLTKVMKKRRLKMSTNQVDIGVRVETSNVVMEEINKHLYEGKFVFNTSVGTRVRTFCSNPSGHVVVENHSGIMTANGHAYKDPTLGSENTNFALLVSHQFSEPFDQPNEYAHEVSRLANRISMGGVIVQKYGDILKGRRSTEKRIREGFLEPTLKEAVPGDLGLVLPYNTMKSLIEMTEALDKVTPGIASEHTLFYGVEAKFYSARPKLNEYFESEIGGLYLGGDGAGVTRGLAQASACGVWIARDIVKKIEAPSREAVVL
- the ablA gene encoding lysine 2,3-aminomutase codes for the protein MHYDLYKPNRHWKDIELWKDVTEEQWNDWIWQLTNTIKTLEDLKKVIHLTPDEEEGVRISTKTIPLNITPYYAWLMNPDDFRCPVRMQSVPISKELYKTKYDQEDPLHEDEDSPTPGLTHRYPDRVLFLVTNQCSMYCRYCTRRRFSGQIGMGVPKKQLDDAISYIACTPEVRDVLISGGDGLLINDNILEYILKHLRAIPHVEIIRIGTRAPVVFPQRITENLCNILRRYHPIWLNTHFNTSIEITEESKKACEMLVDAGVPLGNQAVILAGINDSVPIMKKLMHDLVKIRVRPYYIYQCDLSEGISHFRAPVSKGLEIIEGLRGHTSGYANPQFVVDAPGGGGKITLQPNYLLSQSPDKVVLRNFEGVITTYPEPENYIAGRAEDYFSTVYPNYSTKQSNVGVSGLMNDVKQNIVPEGLQRINRRKQYESNPEHVSLKNKREKRDELKEKKFQSQLKKLHEGVDKEG